A region from the Pseudodesulfovibrio sp. JC047 genome encodes:
- a CDS encoding ARMT1-like domain-containing protein, with translation MDTALDCVPCFMKMVIREARLACPDDIDLQHEIVMEWCQTLSQLDLRCPPPVFARYLAELIQRKTGCGDLYRQDKDEANRVVTALLPDLEKRIALEREKADGDPLALALEFAIIGNYMDKGVEIEFDLEEEMANVTRTISPDVLSDLEADIFPGAKVLILGDNTGEIVLDTLLVKEFQRLECDVTFAVRSCPVINDATMEDAETVGMTALCRVVESGVDTPGTILDRCTPEFLQMMRDSDIILAKGLGNFESLEGRWPDIYCAFKVKCKRIADKTGLEFGTSAFYRTQLDEAENGDGGVPDASSD, from the coding sequence ATGGATACTGCTTTGGATTGTGTGCCGTGTTTTATGAAAATGGTGATCCGCGAGGCTCGGCTGGCCTGCCCGGACGACATTGACTTGCAACATGAAATTGTCATGGAATGGTGTCAGACGCTTTCCCAGCTTGACTTGCGATGTCCCCCGCCTGTTTTTGCCCGGTATTTGGCTGAGTTGATTCAGCGAAAAACCGGATGTGGGGATCTGTATCGTCAGGACAAGGACGAGGCAAACAGGGTTGTCACGGCCTTGCTGCCTGATCTCGAAAAACGGATCGCTTTGGAGCGCGAAAAAGCGGATGGTGATCCTTTGGCCCTTGCCTTGGAATTCGCGATCATTGGTAATTACATGGATAAGGGTGTAGAGATAGAATTTGATCTCGAAGAAGAGATGGCCAACGTCACCAGAACGATTTCACCGGATGTTCTGAGTGATTTGGAGGCCGATATTTTCCCTGGAGCCAAGGTCTTGATTCTTGGCGATAACACTGGGGAAATCGTGCTGGATACATTGCTTGTCAAAGAGTTCCAGCGGTTGGAATGTGATGTGACATTCGCTGTGCGATCCTGTCCGGTCATTAATGATGCGACCATGGAAGATGCTGAGACTGTTGGCATGACAGCTTTGTGTCGCGTGGTTGAAAGTGGTGTTGATACTCCGGGAACCATTTTGGACAGGTGTACGCCCGAATTCCTTCAGATGATGAGGGACTCAGATATTATCCTTGCCAAGGGTTTGGGGAATTTTGAATCGCTTGAAGGCCGGTGGCCCGATATTTATTGTGCATTCAAGGTCAAGTGCAAACGGATTGCTGACAAGACCGGGTTAGAATTCGGCACGAGTGCCTTTTATCGAACACAATTGGATGAAGCGGAGAACGGGGACGGAGGTGTCCCGGATGCGAGCAGCGATTAG
- the lpxI gene encoding UDP-2,3-diacylglucosamine diphosphatase LpxI (LpxI, functionally equivalent to LpxH, replaces it in LPS biosynthesis in a minority of bacteria.) → MSESVKTIGLIAGGMQFPVLVAEGVKAKGHKLVVAGFTGHTNMDVVPLADVWMELKLGKLNKLVNYLKSNGVENVIMAGTIEKPKVMDIRHLDMRAVKLVLGKKNRGDSALLNLISGEFEKEGMPVVPAHEFLPELLTPEGVLTTREPNDREWSDLRFSWRIAKELGRMDVGQCLIVREGIVAAVEALEGTDAAIKRGCEFGGNGCVVVKVFKPGQQEEVDLPSLGMDTLKVMAKGKATCLGIEAGKSLFFDREAALAYADQAGISIVGLRTDFPAESF, encoded by the coding sequence ATGTCAGAATCAGTCAAGACTATTGGTCTTATCGCCGGAGGAATGCAGTTCCCCGTTCTTGTCGCTGAAGGTGTCAAGGCCAAGGGGCACAAACTTGTTGTTGCCGGTTTTACCGGGCACACCAATATGGATGTTGTCCCGTTGGCTGACGTTTGGATGGAATTAAAGTTGGGCAAGCTGAATAAGCTCGTCAACTACCTGAAATCCAACGGGGTTGAGAACGTGATTATGGCAGGGACCATCGAAAAGCCGAAGGTCATGGATATCAGACATTTGGATATGCGGGCTGTGAAGTTGGTTCTTGGGAAGAAGAATCGTGGTGATTCCGCTTTGCTGAATCTCATCTCTGGTGAATTTGAAAAAGAGGGAATGCCAGTAGTTCCAGCTCATGAGTTTTTGCCGGAATTGTTGACCCCTGAAGGGGTTTTGACGACCCGAGAGCCTAATGATCGTGAATGGAGTGATTTGCGATTTTCGTGGAGAATAGCCAAAGAACTCGGCCGAATGGACGTTGGGCAATGCCTGATTGTTCGTGAGGGGATTGTTGCTGCAGTCGAGGCACTTGAAGGAACCGATGCCGCCATCAAGCGAGGGTGTGAATTCGGTGGTAACGGGTGCGTTGTTGTCAAGGTTTTCAAACCCGGGCAGCAAGAAGAAGTCGATCTTCCGAGCTTGGGAATGGATACCTTGAAGGTCATGGCTAAGGGCAAGGCCACGTGTCTCGGTATTGAAGCTGGTAAAAGTCTTTTCTTTGATCGAGAAGCCGCTCTCGCCTATGCCGATCAGGCCGGAATTTCCATTGTTGGGCTTCGAACTGATTTTCCTGCCGAATCTTTCTGA
- the lpxA gene encoding acyl-ACP--UDP-N-acetylglucosamine O-acyltransferase: protein MATVIHPSAVIDPSAEIGEDVQIGPYVVVGAETKIGDGTFLESHTVIQANTVLGKNNHIHPHAVIGGEPQHSAYKGEKTCTHIGDNNIIRECVTIHRGTVQGCEKTQIGSNCMFMAYSHIAHDCQVGDNVILANAVQLAGHVEVGRNVIISGLSAVQQFIRIGEYTFLGGASGYKLDVPPFMLAHGVRGMLFGPNLIGLRRNGFDTDACKALKRAYKIIFRSGLKREDGLVKVEEELPGFADVDRLVAFIRESKNGVTPDHKQRNGNNH from the coding sequence ATGGCAACTGTTATCCATCCGAGTGCTGTTATCGATCCGTCAGCCGAAATTGGTGAAGACGTTCAAATCGGCCCATATGTCGTCGTCGGTGCGGAGACGAAAATTGGCGATGGAACTTTTTTGGAATCGCATACGGTTATTCAGGCCAATACAGTGCTTGGAAAGAATAATCATATTCATCCACATGCCGTCATTGGCGGCGAACCTCAGCACAGTGCCTATAAAGGTGAAAAGACCTGTACGCACATCGGCGACAACAATATCATTCGTGAGTGCGTGACTATTCACCGTGGGACTGTTCAAGGGTGTGAAAAAACACAGATTGGTTCCAATTGTATGTTCATGGCGTATTCGCATATCGCCCATGATTGCCAGGTGGGTGACAATGTCATTCTTGCAAACGCGGTCCAGTTGGCTGGGCATGTCGAAGTCGGACGGAATGTTATCATCAGTGGGTTGTCCGCCGTGCAACAGTTCATTCGAATTGGCGAATACACCTTTCTTGGCGGAGCCAGCGGATACAAGCTGGATGTCCCGCCATTCATGTTGGCACATGGCGTGCGGGGGATGCTGTTTGGTCCGAACCTGATCGGTTTGCGGCGCAATGGGTTTGATACGGATGCGTGCAAGGCATTGAAACGGGCCTATAAAATTATTTTCCGTTCCGGATTGAAGCGTGAAGACGGTTTGGTCAAGGTCGAGGAAGAACTGCCCGGTTTTGCAGACGTTGATCGCCTTGTGGCCTTTATCCGTGAAAGCAAAAACGGTGTCACACCGGATCATAAACAGCGTAACGGAAACAATCACTAA
- the fabZ gene encoding 3-hydroxyacyl-ACP dehydratase FabZ, protein MSNECVLDIRRILEMLPHRYPFLLVDRVLELEPGIRLKAIKNVTMNEEFFQGHFPNMPVMPGVLQLEALAQAGGLLVMNSLNEPLGDKVFLFTGLNKVKFRRPVVPGDQLELNVSYERHKLNIWKMRGVAKVDGQVTCQGEFSAAVADKGDM, encoded by the coding sequence ATGAGTAATGAATGTGTCCTGGATATTCGTCGTATTCTGGAAATGTTGCCACATCGGTATCCTTTTCTGCTTGTTGACAGGGTTTTGGAATTGGAACCAGGCATTCGTCTCAAGGCGATCAAGAATGTGACGATGAATGAGGAGTTTTTTCAGGGGCATTTCCCGAATATGCCCGTGATGCCGGGGGTTTTGCAATTGGAAGCTCTTGCTCAGGCAGGAGGGCTCCTTGTCATGAATTCTCTCAATGAACCGCTTGGCGATAAAGTTTTTCTTTTCACCGGATTGAATAAGGTCAAATTCAGAAGACCGGTCGTTCCCGGGGATCAATTAGAACTGAATGTTAGCTATGAACGGCATAAATTGAATATTTGGAAAATGCGTGGTGTCGCCAAGGTTGACGGTCAGGTCACATGTCAGGGTGAGTTTTCCGCTGCCGTTGCAGATAAAGGGGATATGTAA
- the lpxD gene encoding UDP-3-O-(3-hydroxymyristoyl)glucosamine N-acyltransferase, with product MRITLSALASKLGLEHTGADMEIAGVNTLDKAGPDELSFLVNPKYQHLLETTKAGCVLTSGPYADKTPCALISKNIYMDLAKVVNLFARPQGCFNGISELAYVHPDAHVDASATIYPFAFIGEEAVVGPETVVFAGVYIGERTRVGSKCILYPNSVVMGGVRLGDNIILQPGAVIGGDGYGYAQTPAGHMKIPQIGIVEIENDVEVGSNTAIDRAALDTTRIKRGTKIDNLVQIGHNVEIGEHCLVIGQVGIGGSTVVGNGVVLAGQVGVADNAKIGDGAMVGAQSGVAGTVEPGSKVAGSPAMKAGTFLKAGVCMPKLPDLFKRVKKLEKELATLKAMEANGANNE from the coding sequence ATGCGCATTACATTGTCAGCCTTAGCCTCGAAGCTCGGGCTTGAACATACTGGTGCTGACATGGAGATTGCCGGAGTAAACACTCTGGACAAGGCCGGACCTGACGAATTGTCATTTTTGGTCAATCCGAAATACCAGCACCTTTTGGAAACGACAAAGGCCGGATGTGTTCTCACATCCGGCCCTTATGCCGACAAGACGCCGTGTGCGCTTATCAGCAAAAATATTTATATGGATCTGGCAAAAGTGGTGAATCTTTTTGCCCGTCCGCAAGGGTGTTTCAACGGCATCAGTGAATTGGCGTATGTCCATCCTGATGCACATGTTGATGCCTCGGCAACGATCTATCCCTTTGCCTTTATTGGCGAAGAGGCTGTCGTCGGGCCAGAAACAGTTGTTTTTGCCGGAGTGTATATTGGTGAAAGGACTCGTGTTGGTTCGAAATGTATTTTGTACCCCAATTCGGTTGTCATGGGTGGTGTGCGTCTCGGCGACAATATTATTTTGCAGCCCGGGGCGGTTATTGGTGGGGATGGGTATGGATATGCCCAGACACCTGCTGGCCATATGAAAATTCCGCAGATCGGGATTGTCGAGATCGAGAACGATGTTGAAGTCGGTTCGAACACGGCAATTGATCGGGCCGCTTTGGATACTACCCGGATTAAACGGGGAACCAAAATCGATAATCTGGTGCAGATCGGGCACAATGTCGAAATCGGTGAACATTGTCTTGTGATTGGTCAGGTTGGTATCGGCGGAAGTACCGTCGTTGGAAACGGCGTTGTTCTGGCTGGTCAGGTTGGTGTCGCAGACAATGCGAAGATTGGTGATGGTGCCATGGTTGGCGCGCAAAGTGGCGTTGCTGGGACCGTCGAACCCGGAAGTAAGGTTGCGGGATCACCGGCAATGAAGGCCGGGACCTTTTTGAAAGCTGGCGTGTGTATGCCGAAATTACCTGATTTGTTTAAACGGGTGAAGAAATTGGAAAAGGAATTGGCGACCCTCAAGGCAATGGAAGCCAATGGAGCAAATAATGAGTAA